From one uncultured Paludibacter sp. genomic stretch:
- the mnmE gene encoding tRNA modification GTPase MnmE has product MTQSLGIRNNQTPPLGGWGASICAISTAPGTGGIAVIRVSGKDTFTVCDNIFQTKNGEILQNQSAYTVHYGNIINEKNEIVDEVLVTVFKAPHSFTGEDVVEISCHGSVYIQQKILQLLIHNGCELAKPGEFTMRAFRNGKMDLSQAEAVADLIASNTAASHRMALNQMRGGFSAELKELRTQLLNFVSLIELELDFTEEDVEFADRSKLKELANHIEERIFTLANSFKVGNVLKSGIPVALVGETNVGKSTLLNLLLNEEKAIVSDIHGTTRDVIEDLVNIDGITFRFIDTAGIRKTTDTIENLGIERTYQKIEQSEIVLWLIDCTQITEHIEWLTEKISKRAEGKKIILVFNKIDKLTDEEREVIDQLFSQFEGERIYISAKKRINTDKLQKALVKASQLKSVQESDIIVNNIRHYEALIKAQNAIQRVIDGLENGISGDFLSQDIRECMYHLGEITGQISNDEILGNIFSKFCIGK; this is encoded by the coding sequence ATGACTCAATCACTCGGTATACGGAACAATCAAACTCCCCCTTTAGGGGGTTGGGGGGCTTCCATTTGCGCCATATCAACCGCACCGGGAACGGGAGGAATTGCCGTTATTCGTGTTTCGGGAAAAGATACATTTACCGTTTGCGATAATATTTTTCAGACAAAAAATGGGGAAATATTGCAAAATCAATCGGCATATACAGTGCATTATGGCAATATTATCAATGAAAAAAATGAAATTGTTGACGAAGTTCTCGTAACGGTTTTTAAAGCGCCGCATTCTTTTACCGGTGAAGATGTGGTGGAAATTTCATGTCATGGTTCTGTTTATATTCAACAAAAAATTCTTCAACTTCTGATTCATAACGGATGTGAACTTGCAAAACCGGGTGAATTTACAATGCGAGCTTTCCGAAACGGGAAAATGGATTTATCGCAGGCAGAAGCTGTTGCCGATTTAATCGCCTCTAATACAGCCGCTTCACACCGAATGGCGCTAAATCAAATGCGCGGCGGATTTTCTGCCGAATTAAAAGAACTTCGCACACAATTATTGAATTTTGTTTCGCTTATAGAATTGGAACTCGATTTTACAGAAGAAGATGTAGAATTTGCCGACCGTTCTAAATTAAAAGAGTTAGCAAATCATATTGAAGAAAGAATTTTTACACTTGCAAATTCTTTCAAAGTGGGCAATGTATTGAAATCGGGCATTCCCGTGGCGTTAGTTGGTGAAACCAATGTTGGAAAATCCACTTTGCTGAATTTGCTTTTGAATGAAGAAAAAGCCATCGTTTCCGATATTCACGGTACCACGCGCGATGTAATTGAAGATTTGGTAAATATTGACGGAATTACCTTCCGTTTTATTGATACGGCAGGCATACGTAAAACCACCGATACCATTGAAAATTTGGGAATTGAACGTACGTATCAAAAAATTGAACAGTCTGAAATTGTACTTTGGCTGATTGACTGCACTCAAATAACGGAACATATTGAGTGGCTTACCGAAAAAATATCAAAACGCGCCGAGGGAAAGAAAATTATATTAGTCTTTAATAAAATAGATAAACTTACGGATGAGGAACGTGAAGTTATTGACCAACTTTTCAGTCAATTTGAAGGAGAACGGATTTATATTTCGGCTAAAAAACGTATTAACACCGATAAACTTCAAAAAGCGCTGGTAAAAGCATCGCAACTCAAATCCGTTCAGGAAAGCGACATCATTGTAAACAACATTCGCCATTACGAAGCGCTTATTAAAGCGCAAAATGCTATTCAACGCGTAATTGATGGGTTGGAAAACGGT